One genomic window of Cannabis sativa cultivar Pink pepper isolate KNU-18-1 chromosome 2, ASM2916894v1, whole genome shotgun sequence includes the following:
- the LOC115719036 gene encoding uncharacterized protein LOC115719036: MEQEDNNVGKGDKGTESPVKVSVKGIGSPAETSCQQTETLVEVVHSEPTNNSTEASDKPAGSGSEIPAEVFTIPSEIPSNVSDKPESSGTKTPNSLKAKLKILRKPFAVNGKKTQKVKGSPQVQRNKKKKNNLVLQGKEEGGEDEEDSAKEHISVEENQPKVNAADEKNTEESNQAEKDKEKVDELDKSQQNPKKGEKRRRPNRNRKNKVKQAETIRSPQTEKKENIDAKNSPTEKKENVDAKSPQTEKKEKIDSKSPQTEKKKDQNDSKKKTPQTDKKKEKVDGLIFMCNGKTKPDCFRYHVMGVSNGKKDTVLAIRPGMKLFLYDFDLKLLYGIYRASSSGGTKLEPKAFGGKFPAQVRFIVHRDCLPLPESVFKKAIKENYNEKNKFKTELSRPQVRKLMGLFRPAEVHTSVSTRPPAAAAARDKGVREQVREPRSLPKRKRESHSHREKPVRDSRFRHDDSRSNRNRRLSDERDQNLGRREVQREEGHRNLYLTEKEYRTYGLRGERRNLTPPFIPDPNLDSYHRDREHLLRQPNPIRADPYLNERDYPAYNLGLRHELPPPVAANDLDPYTKDPYYARYFPGSSLDPYLRRDDIPYSAGGIRDTYVADGADHLRRREVEHLDRREVERLDRREVERLDRREVERLDRREIERLDRLYSTNASDTLSGYSQAYQSRLEPAPAPAPAPLSSLSRYHHSGTSFTYR, from the exons ATGGAACAAGAAGATAATAATGTAGGAAAGGGTGATAAGGGAACAGAGTCTCCCGTCAAAGTATCTGTCAAAGGCATAGGGAGTCCAGCAGAAACATCTTGTCAACAAACAGAGACTCTTGTAGAAGTGGTTCACAGTGAGCCAACCAACAATTCTACAGAAGCATCTGATAAACCTGCAGGATCAGGATCAGAGATCCCTGCTGAAGTATTTACTATTCCATCGGAGATTCCTTCAAATGTATCTGATAAACCGGAGTCATCCGGAACAAAAACTCCAAATTCTTTGAAAGCTAAATTGAAAATCCTGAGGAAGCCTTTTGCTGTCAATGGGAAGAAAACTCAAAAAGTTAAAGGTAGCCCTCAGGTTCAACGcaacaaaaagaagaagaataactTAGTTTTGCAGGGTAAAGAAGAAGGGGGTGAAGACGAGGAAGACAGTGCGAAAGAACATATATCTGTAGAAGAAAACCAACCAAAGGTTAATGCTGCTGATGAAAAAAATACTGAAGAGAGCAATCAAGCTGAAAAGGACAAAGAAAAGGTTGATGAATTGGATAAGAGCCAACAAAACCCCAAGAAAGGTGAAAAGCGTCGCAGGCCAAACAGGAATCGAAAGAATAAAGTAAAGCAAGCAGAAACAATCAGGAGTCCTCAGACTGAGAAGAAAGAAAACATTGATGCTAAGAACTCTCCAACTGAGAAGAAAGAAAACGTTGATGCTAAAAGTCCTCAGAcggagaagaaagaaaaaattgatTCAAAGAGCCCTCAGACCGAGAAGAAGAAAGACCAAAATGATTCTAAGAAAAAGACCCCTCAGACTgacaagaagaaagaaaaagttgATGGTCTGATCTTTATGTGCAATGGAAAAACAAAACCAGATTGTTTCCGCTACCATGTCATGGGTGTTTCAAATGGAAAGAAAGACACTGTATTGGCTATCAGACCAGGAATGAAACTCTTTCTGTATGATTTTGATCTGAAACTTCTATATGGGATTTATAGGGCTTCATCTTCTGGTGGCACAAAACTTGAGCCAAAAGCTTTTGGTGGGAAATTCCCTGCTCAG gtaCGGTTCATTGTGCATAGAGATTGTCTTCCACTGCCTGAGAGTGTTTTCAAGAAGGCAATTAAGGAAAACTACAATGAGAAAAACAAGTTCAAAACAGAACTTTCACGCCCACAA gtTAGAAAGCTTATGGGACTTTTTCGACCTGCTGAAGTTCATACTTCTGTGTCCACCCGCCCACCAGCAGCAGCAGCTGCTCGGGACAAGGGAGTTCGTGAGCAAGTGAGAGAACCACGCTCACtcccaaaaagaaaaagagaatcaCATTCACAccgtgagaaaccagttagagATTCTCGGTTTCGTCATGATGATTCTAGGTCTAATCGTAATCGTCGGCTATCCGATGAAAGAGATCAGAATCTTGGGCGCCGAGAAGTTCAGAGGGAAGAAGGCCATAGAAATCTGTACCTTACTGAAAAGGAATATCGTACCTATGGTCTTCGGGGAGAGAGAAGAAATTTGACTCCTCCTTTTATTCCTGATCCTAATTTGGATTCTTACCATAGAGATAGAGAACATCTTCTAAGACAACCCAACCCAATTCGTGCTGATCCGTATTTGAATGAAAGAGACTACCCAGCCTATAATCTTGGTCTTAGGCATGAGTTGCCACCACCAGTGGCTGCTAATGATTTGGACCCTTATACAAAGGATCCATATTATGCACGCTACTTTCCTGGTTCATCATTGGACCCTTATCTAAGGAGAGATGATATTCCTTATTCTGCTGGCGGAATTAGAGACACTTATGTGGCTGATGGTGCTGATCACTTGAGAAGGAGAGAAGTTGAGCACTTGGACAGGAGAGAAGTTGAGCGCTTGGACAGGAGAGAAGTTGAGCGCTTGGATAGGAGAGAAGTTGAGCGCTTGGATAGGAGAGAAATCGAGCGCTTGGATAGGCTATACTCTACTAATGCTTCAGATACTCTATCAGGTTACAGTCAGGCATATCAGAGCAGACTTGAACCTGCTCCTGCTCCTGCTCCTGCTCCATTGTCGTCTTTGTCTCGCTACCACCATTCCGGCACATCTTTCACCTATCGCTAG